In the genome of Pseudomonas putida, one region contains:
- a CDS encoding NUDIX hydrolase, which produces MKFCSACGQAVIQRIPEGDSRLRYVCDHCHTVHYQNPNIVAGVLPTWGSQVLLCRRAIEPRRGFWTLPAGFMENGETLDAAARRETVEEACARVGQMSLYQLFDLPHIDQVHVFFRAELADLDFAVGVESLEVRLFEEHEIPWDELAFRTVARTLECYYRDRVGQHFPVGHEYLPPMNVSSSTT; this is translated from the coding sequence ATGAAATTCTGCAGCGCGTGCGGCCAGGCGGTCATTCAGCGAATCCCCGAAGGTGACAGCCGCCTGCGGTATGTCTGCGATCATTGCCACACCGTCCATTACCAGAACCCCAACATCGTCGCCGGCGTACTCCCCACCTGGGGTAGCCAAGTGCTGCTGTGCCGACGGGCGATCGAACCGCGTCGAGGGTTCTGGACCTTGCCCGCCGGGTTCATGGAGAACGGCGAAACCCTCGATGCAGCCGCCCGGCGCGAAACCGTCGAGGAAGCCTGCGCGCGAGTTGGCCAGATGAGCCTGTACCAGCTCTTCGATCTGCCTCACATCGACCAGGTGCATGTGTTCTTCCGCGCAGAGCTGGCCGACCTGGATTTTGCCGTGGGCGTGGAGAGTCTGGAGGTGCGCTTGTTCGAGGAACATGAAATTCCCTGGGACGAGCTGGCTTTCCGCACCGTCGCACGCACACTAGAATGCTATTATCGCGACCGCGTCGGGCAGCACTTCCCCGTAGGCCATGAGTACCTGCCACCGATGAACGTCTCGTCGTCCACCACTTAG
- a CDS encoding CoA pyrophosphatase: MLDELLRRMSNHTPASLETDRRFPEAAVLLPITRSEEPELVLTLRAKGLSTHGGEVAFPGGRRDPEDPDLVFTALREAEEEIGLPPGLVEVIGPLSPVISLHGLKVTPFVGIIPDYVEYRANDAEIAAVFTVPLAFFRQDPRDHTHRIDYQGRSWYVPAYRYGEYKIWGLSAIMIVELVNVLFDAGISLHQPPERYTQI, from the coding sequence ATGCTGGACGAGCTTCTTCGCCGAATGAGCAACCACACCCCCGCGTCATTGGAAACCGACCGACGTTTCCCCGAGGCGGCGGTACTCTTGCCCATCACCCGCAGCGAAGAGCCCGAGCTGGTGCTGACTCTGAGGGCCAAGGGGCTTTCCACCCATGGAGGCGAGGTGGCCTTCCCTGGCGGGCGGCGCGACCCGGAGGACCCGGACCTGGTATTCACCGCCTTGCGCGAGGCCGAGGAGGAAATCGGCCTGCCGCCTGGCCTGGTGGAGGTCATCGGCCCCTTGAGTCCGGTGATTTCCCTGCATGGCCTTAAAGTGACGCCATTCGTCGGGATCATTCCCGATTATGTCGAGTACCGTGCCAATGATGCCGAGATCGCCGCGGTGTTCACGGTTCCGTTGGCGTTCTTCCGTCAGGACCCGCGCGACCATACCCATCGTATCGACTACCAAGGGCGCAGCTGGTACGTGCCGGCCTATCGCTACGGCGAATACAAGATCTGGGGATTGTCGGCGATCATGATCGTCGAGCTGGTCAATGTGCTGTTCGACGCCGGCATCAGCCTGCACCAGCCCCCAGAGCGCTATACCCAGATCTGA
- a CDS encoding VUT family protein: MFYLIAYISSVVLINYAFSSAPHLDVIWSAWGGLVFILRDMVQTRYGHGALLAMLAALVLSYVTSEPAIALASATAFFVSELIDWLVFSITRRPLRDRLWLSSALSIPVDTFIFFGMIGALTPAVIGTALASKFAGVTAVWLAMTWRARREVVAG; the protein is encoded by the coding sequence ATGTTCTATCTCATTGCCTATATCAGTAGCGTAGTGCTGATCAACTACGCCTTCTCCAGTGCCCCGCACCTGGATGTGATCTGGTCCGCCTGGGGCGGTCTGGTGTTCATCCTGCGCGACATGGTTCAAACCCGCTATGGTCATGGCGCGCTGTTGGCCATGCTGGCGGCGTTGGTGCTGTCTTATGTCACCTCGGAACCCGCCATTGCCCTGGCCAGCGCCACCGCGTTCTTCGTGTCCGAACTGATCGACTGGCTGGTGTTCAGCATCACCCGTCGGCCGCTGCGGGACCGTCTGTGGCTCAGCTCGGCCCTGAGCATTCCGGTGGACACTTTCATCTTCTTCGGCATGATCGGCGCGCTGACTCCGGCGGTCATCGGCACGGCCCTGGCCTCCAAGTTCGCGGGCGTCACCGCCGTTTGGCTGGCCATGACCTGGCGCGCGCGGCGCGAGGTCGTCGCAGGGTGA
- a CDS encoding MFS transporter, with protein sequence MTTSSTCADASAAPVNSPARVATASFIGTAIEFYDFYVYATAAALVIGPVFFPSGSGTAQMLAAFLTFGIAFLARPLGSALFGHFGDRIGRKSTLVASLLLMGVSTTLIGVLPGYDSIGVWAPIILCLLRFGQGLGLGGEWGGAALLATENAPEGKRAWFGMFPQLGPSIGFLAANGLFLTLALTLSDEQFRDWGWRIPFLLSAALVVVGLYVRLKLEESPVFAKAVARHERVKLPVVDLFAKYWLPTLLGAAAMVVCYALFYISTVFSLSYGVSTLGYSRESFLGMLCFAVVFMALATPLSAWLSDRYGRKPVLIVGGLLAVASGFTMEPLLTSGSTTGVALFLAIELFLMGVTFAPMGALLPELFPTHVRYTGASAAYNLGGIVGASAAPFFAQQLVSMGGLSWVGGYVSVAAVISLIAVLCLKETRNTAL encoded by the coding sequence CCGCCCGCGTGGCCACCGCCAGCTTCATCGGCACCGCCATCGAGTTCTACGACTTCTATGTCTACGCCACTGCCGCCGCGCTGGTGATCGGTCCGGTGTTCTTCCCGTCGGGGTCAGGCACCGCGCAGATGCTCGCGGCCTTTCTGACCTTCGGTATCGCCTTCCTCGCCCGCCCGCTGGGCTCGGCACTGTTCGGCCACTTCGGCGACCGTATCGGCCGTAAATCCACCCTGGTCGCCTCGTTGCTGCTGATGGGCGTGTCGACGACCCTGATCGGGGTACTTCCCGGGTATGACAGCATCGGCGTCTGGGCGCCGATCATCCTTTGCCTGCTGCGCTTCGGCCAAGGCCTCGGCCTGGGCGGCGAATGGGGCGGCGCGGCGCTGCTGGCCACTGAAAACGCCCCTGAAGGCAAGCGCGCCTGGTTTGGCATGTTCCCGCAGTTGGGCCCCTCCATTGGCTTTTTGGCGGCCAACGGGCTGTTCCTGACACTGGCATTGACGCTCAGCGACGAGCAGTTCCGTGACTGGGGCTGGCGCATTCCGTTCCTGCTCAGCGCCGCGCTGGTGGTCGTCGGCCTGTACGTGCGCCTGAAGCTTGAGGAGAGCCCGGTGTTCGCCAAAGCCGTGGCACGCCATGAGCGGGTGAAGCTGCCGGTGGTGGATCTGTTCGCCAAGTACTGGCTGCCGACCCTGTTGGGCGCTGCGGCGATGGTGGTGTGCTACGCGCTGTTCTACATCTCCACGGTGTTCTCCCTGAGCTACGGAGTGTCGACCTTGGGCTACAGCCGCGAAAGCTTCCTGGGCATGTTGTGCTTTGCCGTGGTGTTTATGGCCTTGGCGACGCCGCTGTCGGCCTGGCTGAGTGACCGCTACGGACGCAAGCCGGTGCTGATCGTCGGCGGCCTGCTGGCGGTGGCATCGGGCTTTACCATGGAGCCGCTGCTGACCTCGGGCTCGACCACCGGCGTTGCGCTGTTCCTGGCCATCGAGCTGTTCTTGATGGGCGTGACTTTCGCGCCGATGGGGGCATTGCTGCCTGAGCTGTTCCCGACCCATGTGCGCTATACCGGCGCCTCGGCGGCCTACAACCTGGGCGGTATCGTCGGCGCCTCGGCGGCCCCGTTCTTCGCCCAGCAGTTGGTGAGCATGGGGGGATTGAGCTGGGTGGGCGGGTATGTGTCAGTGGCGGCAGTGATCAGCCTGATCGCCGTCTTGTGCCTGAAAGAGACACGTAACACGGCACTCTGA
- the purT gene encoding formate-dependent phosphoribosylglycinamide formyltransferase, with translation MTRIGTPLSPTATRVLLCGCGELGKEVVIELQRLGVEVIAVDRYANAPAMQVAHRSHVINMLDGVALRAVIEAEKPHYIVPEIEAIATATLVELENEGFNVVPTARATQLTMNREGIRRLAAEELDLPTSPYHFADTFDDYAKAVADLGYPCVVKPVMSSSGKGQSLLRSEADLQKAWDYAQEGGRAGKGRVIIEGFIDFEYEITLLTVRHVGGTTFLAPVGHRQEKGDYQESWQPQAMSPKALAESQRVAQAVTDALGGRGLFGVELFVKGDQVWFSEVSPRPHDTGLVTLISQDLSQFALHARAILGLPIPVVRQFGPSASAVILPEGQSQQTSFANLGAALSEPDTAIRLFGKPEVNGQRRMGVCLARDESIEAARAKATRASQAVKVEF, from the coding sequence ATGACCCGTATCGGAACCCCATTGTCGCCCACCGCGACCCGTGTACTGCTGTGTGGCTGCGGCGAGTTGGGCAAGGAAGTGGTGATCGAGCTGCAGCGCCTGGGTGTCGAAGTCATCGCCGTGGACCGCTACGCCAATGCCCCCGCCATGCAGGTTGCGCACCGCAGCCACGTCATCAACATGCTCGATGGCGTCGCCCTGCGCGCCGTGATCGAAGCCGAGAAGCCGCACTACATCGTCCCGGAAATCGAAGCCATCGCCACCGCGACCCTGGTCGAGCTGGAGAACGAAGGCTTCAATGTCGTCCCCACCGCTCGCGCCACCCAGCTGACCATGAACCGCGAAGGCATCCGTCGTCTGGCTGCCGAAGAACTGGACCTGCCGACCTCGCCATACCACTTCGCCGATACCTTCGATGACTATGCCAAGGCCGTTGCCGACCTGGGCTACCCCTGCGTGGTCAAGCCGGTGATGAGTTCCTCGGGCAAAGGGCAAAGCCTGCTGCGCAGCGAAGCCGACCTGCAGAAGGCGTGGGACTACGCGCAAGAAGGGGGCCGCGCGGGCAAGGGCCGAGTGATCATCGAAGGCTTCATCGATTTCGAGTATGAGATCACCTTGTTGACCGTGCGTCATGTGGGCGGCACCACCTTCCTCGCGCCGGTCGGTCACCGTCAGGAGAAAGGCGACTATCAGGAGTCCTGGCAGCCGCAGGCCATGAGCCCGAAGGCCCTGGCTGAGTCCCAGCGGGTGGCCCAGGCGGTCACCGATGCCCTGGGTGGGCGTGGCCTGTTCGGCGTGGAGCTGTTCGTCAAAGGCGACCAGGTATGGTTCAGCGAAGTCTCGCCGCGCCCCCACGATACCGGGCTGGTGACCCTGATTTCCCAGGACCTTTCGCAGTTCGCCCTGCATGCCCGTGCAATCCTGGGCCTGCCGATCCCGGTGGTGCGTCAGTTCGGTCCGTCGGCCTCGGCGGTGATCTTGCCTGAAGGCCAGTCGCAGCAGACTTCCTTCGCCAACCTGGGCGCGGCCCTGAGCGAGCCGGACACCGCCATTCGCCTGTTCGGCAAGCCGGAAGTCAACGGCCAGCGTCGCATGGGCGTATGTCTGGCGCGAGACGAGTCGATCGAGGCGGCGCGGGCCAAGGCGACCCGCGCTTCGCAGGCGGTCAAGGTCGAGTTCTGA
- a CDS encoding ShlB/FhaC/HecB family hemolysin secretion/activation protein, with protein sequence MPTSLRRIARHMLASLALALIAHPSVWANDPATSQLREQQRALQLQERRQRLERWQRRRQPGPVPDAPTPAPADSRCWPTPGLRLSGNRLVPNQALEAALRPLWRPCLSVDDVNRLLRSITDTYVQAGYPTSRPYLARQPQAGAPLDIVITEGFVESIELADPSLPLSLRGAFPELLGQPLYLPALEQGLDQLNRLRAYDLNADLLPGELQSGTRVIIQPRRTGSRWHLDSRLDNRGSDLTGRHRLNLMLGLDSPLGLNDDLRLGLASTVLDAPGQSQGVNLYYSVPYGPWSLALNASWMRYRAPLPQRRQVSSGESDLQGLSVERLLWRNNQGMLSALARLDRKQLVNRIQGTPIAQQSPTLTTLEAGLNLLWLEGGLWNAYVGISQNLDLFGAKHPLQTYESGAQTHWRKYRASVVHLRQGPTQWPWRWQSEVNLQYSEQPLPAIEQVLLSDDAAVRGWRRDTVAGASGVVWRNTFSQPLPFFRALEIRPHLGLDLGWTRFTPTSAPQRIAGGALGVEIGPATHRLRLDYQRALYASERNRRALEPGIWVLEWTLSL encoded by the coding sequence ATGCCGACTTCCTTGCGTCGCATCGCCAGGCACATGCTTGCCAGCCTGGCCCTTGCCTTGATCGCCCACCCATCGGTGTGGGCCAACGATCCCGCCACTTCGCAACTGCGCGAGCAGCAGCGCGCGCTACAGCTCCAAGAGCGACGACAACGCCTTGAGCGATGGCAACGCCGCCGTCAGCCAGGCCCGGTGCCGGACGCCCCTACCCCAGCCCCTGCAGACTCACGCTGCTGGCCCACCCCCGGGTTACGCCTGAGCGGCAACCGCCTGGTGCCGAACCAGGCCCTGGAAGCCGCCCTGCGCCCCCTGTGGCGCCCTTGCCTGAGCGTCGACGACGTCAACAGGCTGCTCCGCTCCATCACCGACACCTACGTACAAGCAGGGTATCCGACCAGCCGCCCTTACCTGGCGCGCCAGCCCCAGGCAGGTGCCCCCCTGGATATCGTCATCACCGAAGGCTTCGTCGAGTCCATCGAACTGGCCGACCCCAGCCTACCCCTTTCCTTACGAGGCGCCTTTCCCGAGCTGCTCGGTCAGCCCTTGTACCTGCCCGCGCTCGAGCAAGGACTGGACCAGCTCAACCGCCTGCGTGCCTATGACCTGAACGCCGACCTGCTACCCGGCGAGCTGCAAAGTGGTACCCGCGTGATCATCCAGCCGCGCCGCACCGGCTCGCGCTGGCACCTCGACAGCCGCCTGGACAACCGTGGCAGCGACCTGACCGGCCGTCATCGCCTGAACCTTATGCTGGGGCTGGACAGCCCGTTGGGCTTGAATGACGACCTGCGCCTGGGTTTGGCCTCGACGGTCTTGGACGCGCCTGGCCAAAGCCAGGGTGTGAACCTGTACTACAGCGTGCCTTACGGCCCGTGGAGCCTGGCCCTGAACGCCAGCTGGATGCGCTATCGCGCCCCCCTGCCGCAACGACGTCAGGTCAGCTCCGGCGAAAGCGACCTCCAGGGCCTGAGCGTGGAACGCCTGCTTTGGCGCAACAACCAAGGGATGTTGAGCGCCCTCGCCCGGCTGGACCGCAAGCAACTGGTCAATCGCATTCAAGGCACCCCCATCGCGCAGCAGAGCCCGACCCTGACCACGTTGGAGGCCGGCCTCAACCTGCTGTGGCTCGAAGGGGGCCTGTGGAACGCCTATGTGGGCATATCCCAGAACCTGGACCTGTTTGGCGCCAAACATCCGCTGCAGACCTACGAAAGTGGCGCGCAAACGCATTGGCGCAAGTACCGCGCCAGCGTCGTGCATTTGCGCCAGGGCCCGACGCAATGGCCGTGGCGCTGGCAGAGCGAAGTGAACCTGCAATACAGCGAGCAACCGCTTCCGGCGATCGAGCAGGTGCTGCTAAGCGACGATGCCGCCGTCCGCGGCTGGCGTCGGGACACGGTTGCCGGTGCCAGCGGCGTGGTCTGGCGCAACACCTTCAGCCAGCCCCTGCCCTTCTTCCGCGCACTGGAGATACGCCCTCACCTGGGCCTGGACCTGGGCTGGACCCGCTTCACCCCTACCAGCGCTCCCCAGCGGATAGCGGGTGGCGCACTGGGTGTGGAGATCGGGCCAGCGACCCATCGCCTGCGCCTGGACTACCAACGAGCCCTGTATGCCAGCGAACGCAATCGGCGCGCGCTGGAGCCCGGCATCTGGGTCCTGGAGTGGACCCTGAGCCTCTGA
- a CDS encoding L,D-transpeptidase family protein, whose protein sequence is MRWLLALFCLSIASVSQAAFTETIIRKPVDQSAGASQPLIDKVLVLKSERRLQLISRGEPLKTYRISLGKQPKGTKEREGDSKTPEGLYWLDWRKVSDRFNLAMHISYPNISDAARARREGVSPGGMIMIHGTPINDDYPEWYFHTLDWTEGCIAMRNNDMREVWEMVKDGTLIEIRP, encoded by the coding sequence ATGCGTTGGTTGCTCGCCCTTTTCTGCCTTTCCATTGCATCGGTGTCCCAGGCCGCCTTCACCGAGACCATCATCCGCAAGCCTGTCGACCAATCCGCTGGCGCCAGCCAACCGCTGATCGACAAGGTCCTGGTGCTCAAGTCCGAACGCCGCCTGCAATTGATCAGCCGTGGCGAGCCGCTCAAGACCTACCGCATCTCCCTGGGCAAACAGCCCAAAGGCACCAAAGAACGCGAAGGCGACAGCAAGACGCCCGAGGGCCTCTACTGGTTGGACTGGCGCAAGGTCAGCGACCGCTTCAACCTGGCCATGCACATTTCCTACCCCAACATCAGCGATGCTGCCCGCGCCCGCCGCGAGGGGGTCAGCCCAGGTGGCATGATCATGATCCATGGCACGCCGATCAATGACGACTACCCGGAATGGTACTTCCACACCCTGGACTGGACCGAAGGCTGTATCGCCATGCGCAACAATGACATGCGCGAGGTCTGGGAGATGGTCAAGGACGGGACCTTGATCGAGATCCGTCCCTGA
- a CDS encoding DUF1289 domain-containing protein, with amino-acid sequence MQNAERPVASPCVNVCALDEQDICVGCQRTVSEITRWSRMSNDERRQVLVLCHERAVAAGLVIGSGL; translated from the coding sequence ATGCAGAATGCCGAACGCCCGGTCGCCTCGCCGTGCGTCAATGTCTGTGCGCTGGACGAGCAGGACATCTGCGTCGGCTGCCAGCGCACGGTGAGCGAGATCACCCGGTGGTCGCGCATGAGCAACGACGAGCGCCGCCAGGTGCTGGTGCTGTGCCATGAGCGGGCGGTGGCGGCGGGGTTGGTCATCGGGTCGGGGCTGTAG
- a CDS encoding gamma carbonic anhydrase family protein has protein sequence MKYRLGDLRVETHPTSWAAPNATLIGKVRLQAGASVWFGAVLRGDNELIDIGEGSNVQDGTVMHTDMGSPLTLGKGVTVGHNAMLHGCTVGDYSLIGINAVILNNVRIGKHCIIGANALIPEGKEIPDGSLVMGSPGKVVRELTEAQKRMLEASAAHYMHNAERYARELAPQDD, from the coding sequence ATGAAATACCGCCTGGGCGACCTGCGGGTCGAAACCCACCCCACCAGTTGGGCCGCCCCCAACGCCACCTTGATCGGCAAGGTGCGCCTGCAGGCCGGGGCCAGTGTCTGGTTCGGCGCGGTGCTGCGCGGCGACAACGAACTGATCGACATCGGCGAAGGCAGCAATGTCCAGGATGGCACGGTGATGCATACCGACATGGGCTCCCCGCTGACCCTCGGCAAGGGAGTGACGGTCGGTCATAACGCCATGCTCCATGGTTGCACGGTGGGCGACTACAGCCTGATCGGTATCAATGCCGTGATTCTCAACAACGTGCGCATCGGCAAGCATTGCATCATCGGCGCCAACGCATTGATCCCGGAGGGCAAGGAGATCCCGGATGGCTCACTGGTCATGGGCTCGCCAGGCAAGGTGGTGCGCGAGCTGACCGAGGCGCAGAAGCGCATGCTCGAAGCCAGCGCCGCGCACTATATGCACAATGCCGAGCGCTATGCGCGCGAGCTGGCGCCCCAGGATGACTGA